From Variovorax sp. J2L1-78, the proteins below share one genomic window:
- the metG gene encoding methionine--tRNA ligase produces the protein MSAPRKLFVTTALPYANGKFHIGHIMEYIQADIWVRAQRMYGADVAFVCADDAHGAAITIAADKAGVTPQAFVAEIAAGRKPYLDGFHIAFDNWSSTDSPENHDLARAIYRDLRAAGLIETRSVEQFYDPEKGMFLADRFIKGECPVCHSKDQYGDNCEVCGAVYAPTELINPYSALTGVKPELRSSDHFFFKLSDPRCEAFLKEWTTAPGHVQPEVQNKIREWLYKDEEGKGGLGDWDISRDAPYFGIEIPDAPGKYFYVWLDAPVGYLASLKNLLDKTCVEAAGDGISYTDYMADPELEQVHFIGKDIITFHTLFWPAMLHFSGRKAPNAIYVHGHLTVSGEKMSKSRGTGIDPLKYLSIGLNPEHLRYYLAAKLSGRNEDIDFNPEDFVARVNSDLVGKYINIASRAAGFIGKRFGGKLGVVSDDGAALLATLRNEAEALRVLYDGRDTARALRDTMALADRVNEYVDANKPWELAKKEGMEARLHDVCTVCIEAFRLLTLYLKPVLPALAENVERFLAIEPLEWAHATVALPPGHAIGEYKHLMQRVDPKLLDTLFEAPAEVAAPAAANTDALPGGEAIAPTIGIDDFTKIDLRIAKIVACEPVEGSTKLLRLTLDVGEAQTRNVFSGIASAYKPEQLVGKLTVMVANLAPRKMKFGVSEGMVLAASHADEKAAPGIHVLEPWPGAVPGMRVR, from the coding sequence ATGTCCGCCCCGCGCAAGCTCTTCGTCACCACCGCCCTGCCCTACGCCAACGGCAAGTTCCACATCGGCCACATCATGGAATACATCCAGGCCGACATCTGGGTGCGGGCACAGCGCATGTACGGCGCGGACGTCGCCTTCGTCTGCGCCGACGACGCGCACGGCGCTGCCATCACCATCGCGGCCGACAAGGCCGGCGTGACGCCGCAGGCCTTCGTCGCCGAGATCGCGGCCGGCCGCAAACCCTACCTCGACGGCTTCCACATCGCCTTCGACAACTGGAGCTCGACCGACTCGCCCGAGAACCACGACCTGGCGCGCGCGATCTACCGCGACCTGCGTGCTGCGGGATTGATCGAGACGCGCAGCGTCGAGCAGTTCTACGACCCCGAGAAGGGGATGTTCCTGGCCGACCGCTTCATCAAGGGCGAATGCCCGGTCTGCCATTCGAAGGACCAGTACGGCGACAACTGCGAGGTGTGCGGCGCCGTCTACGCGCCGACCGAACTGATCAACCCGTACTCGGCGCTGACCGGCGTCAAGCCCGAACTGCGCAGCTCCGACCACTTCTTCTTCAAGCTGTCGGACCCGCGCTGCGAGGCGTTCCTGAAGGAATGGACCACGGCCCCCGGCCACGTGCAGCCCGAGGTGCAGAACAAGATCCGCGAATGGCTCTACAAGGACGAAGAAGGCAAGGGTGGCCTGGGCGACTGGGACATCAGCCGCGACGCACCCTACTTCGGCATCGAGATCCCGGACGCGCCAGGCAAGTACTTCTACGTGTGGCTCGACGCGCCCGTGGGCTACCTCGCATCGTTGAAGAACCTGCTCGACAAGACCTGCGTCGAGGCCGCGGGCGACGGCATCTCGTACACCGACTACATGGCCGACCCTGAGCTGGAGCAGGTGCACTTCATCGGCAAGGACATCATCACCTTCCACACCCTGTTCTGGCCGGCGATGCTGCACTTCAGCGGCCGCAAGGCGCCGAATGCCATCTACGTGCACGGTCACCTGACGGTCAGCGGCGAAAAGATGAGCAAGAGCCGCGGCACCGGCATCGACCCGCTGAAGTACCTGTCGATCGGGCTGAACCCCGAGCATCTGCGCTACTACCTCGCCGCCAAGCTGAGCGGCCGCAATGAGGACATCGACTTCAACCCGGAAGACTTCGTCGCCCGGGTGAACAGCGACCTGGTCGGCAAGTACATCAACATCGCCAGCCGCGCGGCAGGCTTCATCGGCAAGCGCTTCGGCGGCAAGCTCGGTGTGGTGTCGGACGACGGTGCCGCATTGCTCGCGACGCTGCGCAACGAGGCCGAGGCGCTGCGCGTGCTCTACGACGGCCGCGACACCGCGCGCGCGCTGCGCGACACCATGGCGCTGGCCGACCGCGTGAACGAGTACGTCGATGCCAACAAGCCCTGGGAACTGGCGAAGAAGGAAGGCATGGAAGCGCGCCTGCACGACGTGTGCACCGTGTGCATCGAGGCCTTCCGCCTGCTCACGCTCTACCTCAAGCCGGTGCTGCCGGCGCTGGCCGAGAACGTCGAGCGCTTCCTGGCCATCGAGCCGCTGGAATGGGCGCACGCCACCGTGGCCCTGCCACCGGGCCATGCGATCGGCGAGTACAAGCACCTGATGCAGCGGGTCGACCCGAAGCTGCTCGACACGCTGTTCGAGGCACCCGCCGAAGTGGCCGCACCGGCTGCGGCCAATACCGACGCGCTGCCGGGCGGCGAAGCCATCGCCCCGACCATCGGCATCGACGACTTCACCAAGATCGACCTGCGCATCGCGAAGATCGTGGCCTGCGAGCCGGTCGAAGGCTCGACCAAGCTGCTGCGCCTGACGCTTGACGTGGGCGAGGCCCAGACGCGCAACGTGTTCAGCGGCATCGCCTCGGCCTACAAGCCCGAGCAGTTGGTCGGCAAGCTGACCGTGATGGTCGCCAACTTGGCGCCACGCAAGATGAAGTTCGGCGTCAGCGAAGGCATGGTGCTGGCCGCCAGCCATGCCGACGAAAAGGCCGCACCGGGCATCCACGTGCTGGAGCCGTGGCCGGGTGCGGTGCCTGGCATGCGGGTGCGCTGA
- a CDS encoding YceH family protein: protein MSDASAARPLPILSLLETRVLGVLVEKQRTVPDSYPLTLNAVLSGCNQKTSRNPVLEVSDAQAQAAIDSLKGYHLVDESSGGRALRYAHNMDRVLRIPSQSSILLTVLMLRGPQTAGELRIATERMHNFADISSVEGFLDELAERPAGALVVKLPRLPGARESRWAHLLSGEPVIEDMPASAGAPGADVSLGEMAALKANVARLEAELGDLKALVHRIAADLGMATGR, encoded by the coding sequence GTGTCGGACGCGTCCGCGGCGCGGCCGCTGCCGATCCTCTCGCTCCTGGAAACCCGCGTGCTCGGCGTGCTGGTCGAAAAGCAGCGCACCGTGCCTGACAGCTACCCGCTGACGCTCAACGCGGTTCTCTCCGGCTGCAACCAGAAGACCAGCCGCAACCCGGTGCTGGAGGTGAGCGACGCGCAGGCGCAAGCCGCCATCGACAGCCTCAAGGGCTACCACCTGGTCGACGAGAGCAGCGGTGGCCGGGCCTTGCGCTACGCCCACAACATGGACCGCGTGCTGCGCATCCCGTCGCAGTCGAGCATCCTGCTCACGGTGCTGATGCTGCGCGGCCCGCAGACCGCCGGTGAACTGCGCATCGCCACCGAGCGCATGCACAACTTCGCCGACATCTCGTCGGTCGAGGGCTTCCTCGACGAACTGGCCGAGCGCCCGGCCGGTGCGCTGGTGGTCAAGCTGCCGCGCCTGCCGGGCGCCCGCGAGAGCCGCTGGGCGCATCTGCTGAGCGGCGAGCCGGTGATCGAAGACATGCCGGCCAGCGCGGGTGCGCCCGGCGCCGACGTGTCGCTGGGCGAGATGGCGGCGCTCAAGGCGAACGTCGCACGCCTCGAAGCGGAACTGGGCGACCTCAAGGCGCTGGTCCACCGCATCGCTGCCGACCTGGGCATGGCGACCGGCCGTTAG
- a CDS encoding ABC transporter permease, which translates to MLQYRTAALAGFATQCWWGGIKVMVLAAFYGGAAASAPAGSLPMTLAHAVTYTWLAQGLLALLPWGSDPEVAQAVRTGSVAYDRLRPVDAYALWYARSAGWIAARVLPRLALMVAFAGVALPLAGWGQWGWQPPADLAAALVFVLSAVLALLLSTALVMLLNVAATAALNERGINAFATPLVVVLSGNLLPLPLLPESWQTALLLQPLAGLMDIPMRLYAGRLAGWPAAGGLALQAGWTIALVALGRLAMSRTMRRLEVQGG; encoded by the coding sequence ATGCTGCAGTACCGGACGGCGGCGCTCGCGGGCTTCGCCACGCAGTGCTGGTGGGGCGGCATCAAGGTGATGGTGCTGGCCGCCTTCTATGGCGGCGCAGCGGCATCCGCCCCGGCGGGCAGCCTGCCGATGACGCTCGCACATGCCGTCACCTACACGTGGCTCGCGCAGGGGCTGCTCGCACTGCTGCCCTGGGGTAGCGACCCCGAGGTCGCGCAGGCGGTGCGTACCGGCTCCGTGGCGTACGACCGCCTGCGGCCCGTCGACGCCTACGCGCTCTGGTACGCGCGCAGCGCCGGATGGATCGCCGCGCGCGTGCTGCCGCGGCTCGCGCTCATGGTCGCCTTCGCAGGGGTCGCTTTGCCGCTGGCCGGATGGGGCCAATGGGGCTGGCAACCACCCGCGGACCTCGCGGCGGCGCTCGTCTTCGTGCTCTCGGCCGTGCTGGCGCTGCTGCTGTCGACCGCGCTGGTGATGCTGCTCAACGTAGCCGCCACCGCGGCACTCAACGAACGCGGCATCAATGCCTTCGCGACGCCCCTGGTCGTGGTGCTGTCCGGCAACCTGCTGCCGCTGCCCCTGCTGCCCGAGTCATGGCAGACCGCGTTGCTGCTGCAGCCGCTGGCCGGCCTGATGGACATCCCGATGCGGCTGTACGCCGGGCGGCTGGCGGGCTGGCCGGCCGCGGGCGGGCTCGCACTGCAGGCCGGCTGGACGATCGCGCTCGTCGCACTTGGCCGGCTCGCGATGTCGCGCACCATGCGCCGCCTCGAAGTGCAAGGCGGCTGA
- a CDS encoding patatin-like phospholipase family protein, translated as MSPPSATALLLTGGGARAAYQVGVLEAIAELRRGAGLAAGPNPFPIITGTSAGAINAAALACGADDFDAAVQRMAEVWRHLRIEQVYRTDTFAMLDAAARWRLILGVGQLLARWMKLKPRSLLDNTPLAELLVRMVPFERLPGLLADGHLDALAVTASSYSSGEHLTFFEARHPMAPWTRSQRKAVADRITHAHLLASSAIPFVFPATALPLQGHVEYFGDGSMRQTAPTAAAIHLGAERILAVGAGRMNEPVDADGPQALGGEPTLAQIAGHAMSSIFLDALGVDVERVRRINDTLALIPPEARAGTRLRPIELLLIAPSERIDAIAARHAEALPGVVRRLLASGTGPGEGKSPARSAALASYLLFEPGFTRELMALGRADTLAQRDTVCRFFGWPAT; from the coding sequence ATGTCCCCCCCGTCTGCCACGGCGCTGCTGCTCACCGGCGGCGGTGCCCGCGCCGCCTACCAGGTCGGGGTGCTCGAGGCGATCGCCGAGCTGCGCCGCGGTGCCGGCCTGGCGGCAGGACCCAACCCGTTCCCGATCATCACCGGCACGTCGGCCGGCGCCATCAACGCCGCCGCGCTGGCCTGCGGTGCCGACGACTTCGATGCCGCCGTGCAGCGCATGGCCGAGGTCTGGCGCCACCTGCGGATCGAGCAGGTCTACCGCACCGACACCTTCGCGATGCTCGACGCGGCGGCGCGCTGGCGCCTGATCCTCGGCGTCGGCCAGCTGCTGGCGCGCTGGATGAAACTCAAGCCGCGCTCGTTGCTCGACAACACCCCGCTGGCCGAGCTGCTGGTGCGCATGGTGCCCTTCGAGCGCCTGCCCGGGCTGCTGGCCGACGGCCACCTCGACGCGCTGGCCGTGACCGCATCGAGCTACAGCTCGGGCGAGCACCTGACCTTCTTCGAAGCGCGCCACCCCATGGCGCCGTGGACGCGCTCGCAGCGCAAGGCCGTGGCCGACCGCATCACGCATGCGCACCTGCTGGCGTCGTCGGCGATCCCCTTCGTGTTCCCGGCCACGGCACTGCCCCTGCAGGGGCACGTCGAGTACTTCGGCGACGGCTCGATGCGCCAGACCGCGCCGACCGCCGCCGCCATCCACCTCGGCGCGGAGCGCATCCTGGCCGTGGGCGCCGGCCGCATGAACGAGCCCGTGGACGCCGACGGCCCCCAGGCGCTGGGCGGCGAGCCGACGCTGGCGCAGATCGCCGGCCATGCGATGTCGAGCATCTTTCTCGATGCGCTGGGGGTGGATGTGGAGCGCGTGCGCCGCATCAACGACACGCTGGCGCTCATCCCGCCCGAGGCGCGCGCCGGCACCCGCCTGCGGCCGATCGAGCTGCTGCTGATCGCGCCGTCGGAACGCATCGACGCCATCGCCGCGCGCCATGCCGAGGCGCTGCCCGGCGTGGTGCGGCGCCTGCTGGCCAGCGGCACCGGCCCGGGCGAAGGCAAGTCGCCCGCACGCAGCGCGGCGCTCGCGAGCTACCTGCTCTTCGAACCCGGCTTCACGCGCGAGCTGATGGCCTTGGGCCGCGCCGACACGCTGGCGCAGCGCGATACGGTGTGCCGCTTCTTCGGCTGGCCCGCCACTTAG
- a CDS encoding ABC transporter ATP-binding protein — MPHIVVEQLIKTYRISERAPGFAGAVRGVLQRRHRTVEALSGVSFSLERGELLGFIGPNGAGKSTTIKILAGILRPDGGRVEVSGRDPFQDREQHVGRIGVVFGQRTQLWWDLPVGEGFDLLRDIYRVEPARYRRTRDELVSLLKLDRVLDQPVRQLSLGQRMRAEIAAALLHEPELLFLDEPTIGLDAPSKLAVRDFVRRANRERGTTVLLTTHDMHDIEALAERVIVIGHGRVLADSPVEALRSQVLAERRLVVDFAHEAPTRIALPGVAVLSREDRSLVLGFDPARTAAAALIAHIAAEHAVEDIRLEGLAIEEVISRFYAMHGAAEA, encoded by the coding sequence ATGCCCCACATCGTCGTCGAACAGCTGATCAAGACCTACCGGATTTCCGAGCGGGCGCCCGGCTTCGCCGGGGCGGTCCGCGGCGTCCTGCAACGGCGTCATCGCACGGTGGAGGCGCTCTCCGGCGTTTCCTTCTCCCTGGAGCGCGGCGAGTTGCTCGGCTTCATCGGCCCCAACGGGGCGGGCAAGTCGACCACTATCAAGATCCTGGCGGGCATCCTGCGGCCGGACGGCGGGCGCGTCGAGGTGAGCGGGCGCGACCCATTCCAAGACCGGGAGCAGCACGTCGGCCGCATCGGCGTGGTCTTCGGCCAGCGCACGCAGCTCTGGTGGGACCTGCCCGTGGGTGAAGGGTTCGACCTGCTGCGCGACATCTACCGCGTCGAACCCGCACGGTACCGCCGCACGCGCGACGAGTTGGTGTCGCTGCTGAAGCTCGATCGCGTGCTCGACCAGCCGGTACGGCAACTGTCCCTTGGGCAACGCATGCGCGCCGAGATTGCCGCGGCGCTGCTGCACGAGCCTGAACTGCTGTTCCTCGACGAACCGACCATCGGGCTCGACGCGCCGTCGAAGCTCGCGGTGCGCGACTTCGTGCGCCGCGCCAACCGCGAACGCGGGACCACCGTGCTGCTGACCACGCACGACATGCACGACATCGAAGCACTGGCCGAGCGGGTGATCGTGATCGGGCATGGCCGCGTGCTGGCGGACAGCCCGGTGGAGGCGTTGCGATCCCAGGTGCTCGCCGAGCGACGGTTGGTCGTGGACTTCGCGCACGAGGCGCCGACGCGGATCGCGCTGCCCGGCGTGGCCGTGCTGTCGCGCGAGGATCGGTCGCTGGTGCTGGGCTTCGACCCCGCGCGCACGGCCGCGGCCGCGCTCATCGCGCACATCGCCGCCGAACATGCGGTCGAGGACATCCGGCTGGAAGGCCTCGCGATCGAGGAAGTGATCTCCCGCTTCTACGCGATGCACGGGGCGGCAGAGGCGTGA
- a CDS encoding DUF2798 domain-containing protein — MNPSSRPSKTFFGVRKLPARAASWVMPLILSILMTFVVSMISTLRSVGPVPEMPGIWMSAWALSWVFAFPTLLLVLPLVRKATSALVDMG; from the coding sequence ATGAACCCGTCTTCCCGTCCCTCCAAAACCTTCTTCGGCGTTCGCAAGCTGCCCGCCCGCGCCGCCAGCTGGGTCATGCCGCTGATTCTGTCCATCCTCATGACCTTCGTGGTGTCGATGATCAGCACCTTGCGCAGTGTGGGCCCGGTGCCCGAGATGCCCGGCATCTGGATGAGCGCCTGGGCGCTGTCCTGGGTCTTTGCCTTCCCGACGCTCCTGCTCGTCCTGCCGCTGGTCCGCAAGGCCACTTCGGCGCTGGTGGACATGGGCTGA
- a CDS encoding LysR substrate-binding domain-containing protein, with amino-acid sequence MNVLASMRYLAALNEHRHFGRAAQACHITQPALSNALRALEGEFGVLIVKRGRAFEGFTVEGEAVLATAQRMLQEQELLRERLRSEAGQPRGRLRLAAVPTGMTILSRFAIALQKRHPGVAPTVVSLSSLEIETALDSMSLDLALGYTDRTRVRHVSLAVWPQCVETYYLVQRKPGPVRAGRAVRIGEPVGWAEAATLPLCLLTPDMHNRAIVDRAFKAAGLRVDAAMETNSIHTLASSVGAGALASVLPQAALELLSRDDGPYEARPLIAPLLETPLGFMTHASDRMTRALQAAVDLAASPEWLDTLQPDAAGKGSKRA; translated from the coding sequence ATGAACGTCCTCGCGTCCATGCGCTACCTGGCGGCGCTCAACGAGCACCGCCACTTCGGCCGCGCCGCGCAGGCCTGCCACATCACGCAGCCGGCGCTGTCGAACGCGTTGCGCGCCCTCGAAGGCGAGTTCGGCGTGCTCATCGTCAAGCGGGGCCGCGCGTTCGAGGGCTTCACCGTCGAGGGTGAGGCGGTGCTCGCCACCGCGCAGCGCATGCTGCAGGAACAGGAGCTGCTGCGCGAGCGCCTGCGCAGCGAGGCCGGTCAGCCGCGCGGGCGCCTGCGGCTGGCGGCGGTGCCGACCGGCATGACCATCCTCTCGCGCTTCGCCATCGCGCTGCAGAAGCGCCACCCGGGCGTGGCGCCGACGGTGGTGTCCCTCAGTTCGCTGGAGATCGAGACGGCGCTCGACAGCATGTCGCTCGATCTCGCGCTCGGCTACACCGACCGCACCCGCGTGCGCCACGTCAGCCTGGCGGTCTGGCCGCAATGCGTCGAGACCTACTACCTGGTGCAGCGCAAACCGGGTCCGGTGCGGGCGGGCCGGGCGGTGCGCATCGGCGAACCGGTCGGCTGGGCCGAGGCCGCCACCCTGCCGCTGTGCCTGCTCACCCCCGACATGCACAACCGGGCGATCGTCGACCGCGCCTTCAAGGCGGCCGGTCTGCGTGTCGATGCGGCCATGGAGACCAACTCGATCCACACGCTGGCCAGCAGCGTGGGTGCCGGCGCGCTGGCGTCGGTGCTGCCGCAGGCCGCGCTGGAGCTGCTCTCGCGCGACGACGGCCCCTACGAGGCGCGCCCCTTGATCGCGCCGCTCTTGGAGACGCCGCTGGGCTTCATGACGCACGCCAGCGACCGCATGACGCGCGCGCTGCAGGCGGCGGTCGACCTGGCGGCCAGTCCCGAGTGGCTGGACACCTTGCAGCCCGATGCGGCCGGCAAGGGTTCCAAGCGCGCCTGA
- a CDS encoding isocitrate/isopropylmalate dehydrogenase family protein: MTTSSIPATLIAGDGIGPEIVEATLAAFDALKVPFEWDRQIAGLGGVQQAGDPLPAATLDSIRRTRLALKGPLETPSGGGYRSSNVRLREEFQLYANLRPALTVIPGGRYDKIDLVVVRENLEGLYIGHEHYVRIDDDPHAVGMATGINTRQGCHRLLEYAFDTAIATGRKKVTLVHKANIMKVLTGLFLETGLRLYEEPRYKGKFELETMIVDACAMKLVLNPWQFDMLVTTNLFGDILSDLVAGLVGGLGMAPGANIGADAAIFEAVHGSAPDIAGKGIANPTALLLAGALMLDHCKLVDQATRLRRAIDETLNIDKVRTGDLGGTANTAAFTKALVARIAGAN; the protein is encoded by the coding sequence GTGACGACTTCCTCCATTCCCGCCACCCTGATCGCCGGCGACGGCATCGGCCCCGAAATCGTCGAGGCCACGCTGGCCGCCTTCGACGCCTTGAAGGTCCCGTTCGAATGGGACCGCCAGATCGCCGGTCTCGGCGGCGTGCAACAAGCCGGCGACCCGCTGCCGGCCGCCACGCTCGACAGCATCCGCCGCACGCGGCTCGCGCTCAAGGGGCCGCTCGAGACGCCGTCGGGCGGCGGCTACCGGTCGTCCAACGTGCGGCTGCGCGAGGAGTTCCAGCTCTACGCTAACCTGCGCCCGGCGCTTACCGTCATCCCCGGTGGCCGCTACGACAAGATCGACCTGGTGGTGGTGCGCGAGAACCTCGAAGGCCTCTACATCGGCCACGAGCACTACGTGCGCATCGACGACGACCCGCACGCCGTGGGCATGGCCACGGGCATCAACACCCGCCAGGGCTGCCACCGCCTGCTCGAGTACGCCTTCGACACCGCGATAGCTACCGGCCGCAAGAAGGTCACGCTGGTGCACAAGGCCAACATCATGAAGGTGCTGACCGGGCTGTTTCTGGAGACCGGCCTGCGCCTCTATGAAGAGCCGCGCTACAAGGGCAAGTTCGAGCTCGAGACCATGATCGTCGACGCCTGCGCGATGAAGCTGGTGCTCAACCCGTGGCAGTTCGACATGCTGGTCACGACCAATCTCTTCGGCGACATCCTGTCGGACCTGGTGGCCGGCCTGGTCGGCGGCCTGGGCATGGCGCCGGGGGCGAACATCGGCGCCGACGCCGCCATCTTCGAAGCGGTGCACGGCTCGGCGCCCGACATCGCCGGCAAGGGCATCGCCAACCCGACGGCCCTGCTGCTGGCCGGCGCGCTGATGCTCGACCATTGCAAGCTGGTCGACCAGGCGACGCGCCTGCGCCGCGCGATCGACGAGACGCTCAACATCGACAAGGTGCGCACCGGCGACCTGGGGGGCACGGCCAACACGGCCGCCTTCACCAAGGCGCTGGTGGCCCGCATCGCCGGGGCGAACTGA
- the apbC gene encoding iron-sulfur cluster carrier protein ApbC — protein sequence MAVTQAVIQDALKAVLDPNTGKDFVSTKALRNLQISEGDVSFDVELGYPAKSQHAALRKAFVAAARTVSGVDNVSVNITTRVVSHAVQRGVQLLPNVKNIVAVASGKGGVGKSTTAANLALALAAEGASVGLLDADIYGPSQPMMLGIDRRPESDDGKTMEPLENYGVQVMSIGFLVDQDEAMIWRGPMATQALEQLLRQTNWKDLDYLIIDMPPGTGDIQLTLSQRVPMTGAVIVTTPQDIALLDAKKGIKMFEKVGVPILGIVENMAVHVCSNCGHVEHIFGADGGKKMAAQYGMDYLGALPLDINIRLQADSGKPTVVADPDGDVAAIYKAVARTVAVGIAEKAKDFSAKFPTITVSKDT from the coding sequence ATGGCAGTCACGCAAGCGGTGATTCAGGATGCGCTCAAGGCGGTCCTCGATCCCAACACCGGCAAGGATTTCGTCAGCACCAAGGCGCTGAGGAACCTGCAGATCAGCGAAGGCGACGTGTCCTTCGACGTCGAGCTCGGCTACCCGGCCAAGAGCCAGCATGCGGCGTTGCGCAAGGCCTTCGTGGCCGCGGCGCGAACGGTGTCGGGTGTGGACAACGTGTCGGTCAACATCACGACCCGGGTGGTCAGCCATGCGGTGCAGCGCGGCGTGCAGCTGCTGCCCAACGTGAAGAACATCGTCGCCGTGGCCTCGGGCAAGGGCGGCGTCGGCAAGAGCACCACTGCCGCCAACCTGGCGCTGGCGCTGGCCGCCGAAGGCGCCTCGGTGGGCCTGCTCGACGCCGACATCTACGGCCCCAGCCAGCCCATGATGCTCGGCATCGACCGCCGCCCCGAGAGCGACGACGGCAAGACGATGGAGCCGCTGGAGAACTACGGCGTGCAGGTCATGTCGATCGGCTTCCTGGTCGACCAGGACGAGGCCATGATCTGGCGCGGGCCGATGGCCACGCAGGCGCTGGAGCAGCTGCTGCGCCAGACCAACTGGAAAGACCTCGACTACCTGATCATCGACATGCCGCCGGGCACCGGTGACATCCAGCTCACGCTGAGCCAGCGCGTGCCCATGACCGGCGCGGTGATCGTCACCACGCCGCAGGACATCGCGCTGCTCGACGCCAAGAAGGGCATCAAGATGTTCGAGAAGGTCGGCGTGCCGATCCTCGGTATCGTCGAGAACATGGCGGTGCACGTGTGCTCCAACTGCGGCCACGTCGAGCACATCTTCGGCGCCGACGGCGGCAAGAAGATGGCGGCGCAGTACGGCATGGACTACCTCGGCGCGTTGCCGCTGGACATCAACATCCGCCTGCAGGCCGACAGCGGCAAGCCCACGGTGGTGGCCGACCCGGACGGCGACGTCGCGGCGATCTACAAGGCCGTGGCGCGCACCGTGGCCGTCGGCATCGCCGAGAAGGCGAAGGACTTCTCGGCCAAGTTCCCGACGATCACCGTCAGCAAAGACACCTGA